From the Diospyros lotus cultivar Yz01 chromosome 13, ASM1463336v1, whole genome shotgun sequence genome, one window contains:
- the LOC127788455 gene encoding DNA glycosylase/AP lyase ROS1-like isoform X2, protein MHLVQGDRRFSPWKGSVVDSVIGVFLTQNVSDHLSSSAFMSIGALYPLKSNRNDVPCSEETNIWAKEPEMCILDQEDTIKWHEEKTNQSAGNRISLTLPGDYYDTEKEVVNSNELLGSNSSGENLTDDLTCKSSDISGNYLQIYNKSTGNRVFIHLAETEANSMGDNREMDDVVSSRAVILSALCGT, encoded by the exons GAGATAGACGCTTCTCTCCATGGAAAGGATCAGTGGTGGACTCAGTGATTGGAGTTTTCCTTACTCAAAATGTCTCAGACCACCTTTCCAG TTCTGCCTTCATGTCTATTGGTGCACTCTATCCCCTTAAGTCAAATAGAAATGATGTACCATGCTCTGAGGAGACAAACATATGGGCCAAAGAACCGGAAATGTGTATACTGGATCAAGAGGACACCATCAAATGGCATGAAGAGAAGACAAATCAATCAGCCGGCAACAGGATTTCTTTGACACTCCCTGGTGATTATTATGATACAGAAAAGGAAGTTGTCAACAGTAATGAATTGCTTGGAAGCAACAGTAGTGGAGAAAATTTAACAGATGATTTGACATGTAAATCCTCAGATATTTCTGGAAATTATCTGCAGATTTACAACAAATCAACGGGAAACAGAGTATTCATTCACCTGGCAGAAACAGAAGCAAATTCCATGGGAGATAATAGAGAAATGGATGATGTAGTTTCTTCTCG TGCAGTGATCCTTTCCGCCCTCTGTGGGACCTGA
- the LOC127788455 gene encoding DNA glycosylase/AP lyase ROS1-like isoform X1: MHLVQGDRRFSPWKGSVVDSVIGVFLTQNVSDHLSSSAFMSIGALYPLKSNRNDVPCSEETNIWAKEPEMCILDQEDTIKWHEEKTNQSAGNRISLTLPGDYYDTEKEVVNSNELLGSNSSGENLTDDLTCKSSDISGNYLQIYNKSTGNRVFIHLAETEANSMGDNREMDDVVSSRYYSSSSQTSMANVIVTAGHRGLKFWDIR; encoded by the exons GAGATAGACGCTTCTCTCCATGGAAAGGATCAGTGGTGGACTCAGTGATTGGAGTTTTCCTTACTCAAAATGTCTCAGACCACCTTTCCAG TTCTGCCTTCATGTCTATTGGTGCACTCTATCCCCTTAAGTCAAATAGAAATGATGTACCATGCTCTGAGGAGACAAACATATGGGCCAAAGAACCGGAAATGTGTATACTGGATCAAGAGGACACCATCAAATGGCATGAAGAGAAGACAAATCAATCAGCCGGCAACAGGATTTCTTTGACACTCCCTGGTGATTATTATGATACAGAAAAGGAAGTTGTCAACAGTAATGAATTGCTTGGAAGCAACAGTAGTGGAGAAAATTTAACAGATGATTTGACATGTAAATCCTCAGATATTTCTGGAAATTATCTGCAGATTTACAACAAATCAACGGGAAACAGAGTATTCATTCACCTGGCAGAAACAGAAGCAAATTCCATGGGAGATAATAGAGAAATGGATGATGTAGTTTCTTCTCGGtattattcttcttcctcgcaAACCTCCATGGCAAATGTTATTGTAACAGCTGGGCACAGAGGCCTTAAGTTTTGGGACATtcggtaa